In Onthophagus taurus isolate NC chromosome 6, IU_Otau_3.0, whole genome shotgun sequence, a genomic segment contains:
- the LOC139430114 gene encoding uncharacterized protein produces the protein MSALYQPTGLPQRISSYPDYRETELKFDCVTFPVPIRDIPKFEEENNISINVYGINSWYNGEKMVDDIVTVCICKQKRERHVNLLVVSDNFGNNHYCWIKNLSRLINTQSSTHEHQRYICEGCLQYFSTEDKLVRHQMDDCKKVKATVPSEQIKVNKFGHLEKENVLQFEGFEKKMKVPFVVYADFEAILKPLTPEEGKVYDDNKPYTARCFEHEPYAFAYYIKCAYDDNLSKFQIYRGRNAALEFIIRLEKDVIEIYEQHLRQTKDMIPLSCLDQFVHELSSVCHICDKPINKEEKVCDHDHLTGLYRGPAHSVCNINYKLPMFIPVFFHNLSNYDAHMFVKSIALNKEEVEVIAQNKEKYISFSKKIVVGETTDNKGKKRKVFMKIRFVDSFRFMASSLEKLVSYLDDKDCVEVKKKFKDSEEFRLMRQKGVFPYSFVDSFEKLEYSKLPDHTQFYDILSSSNISKEQYSRAQTVWNKFKCTTLGEYSDLYLTSDVLMLTDVFENFRTISLENYNLDPCHYYTAPGFGWDALLKMTGVKLELLSDIDMLHFFKKGIRGGLCMCVKRSAIANNKFLDDFNPEKPSSYILYLDATNLYGYAMSCKLPTGGFRWLSNQEIADIDVECLDDEHLGNVFEVDLEYPERLHNQHDDLPFCPENIIAPGSKHPKLIANLQNKSKYIIHYVNLRECVKKGLKLTKIHRALQFQQSPWMKPYIDFNSEKRMNATNEFGKNHYKQMNNIVYGKTMENVENRVDIRLVSHWENRYRRPGAEALIAKPTFKSSKIFCHNLAAIEMQKVEVKYNKPLYVGFSVLELSKAVIYNFFYNFLKEKYGENVLLLYTDTDSLILEIFTENVYQDIKENIEMFDTSNYKLNNRHNIPPGPPIVGKMKDEYPNTILTSFYGTGAKAYCINTLEGVVKRAKGVKKYVIDKNLSVSEYKRIIEDGGSVRKKMYVFRSSYHTMYTELKNKVALSAHDDKRYVMEDGCHTLAWGNYLIEDLRREDLLDNLLELLNVNMYG, from the coding sequence ATGTCCGCGCTGTACCAACCCACAGGTTTACCGCAAAGAATATCATCATACCCAGATTATAGGgaaacagaattaaagtttGACTGCGTAACATTCCCAGTACCCATCAGAGACATACCAAAATTtgaggaagaaaataacatttcaattAACGTCTATGGTATAAATTCTTGGTATAATGGAGAGAAAATGGTAGATGATATTGTaactgtatgtatatgtaaacaGAAACGGGAGCGTCATGTAAACTTATTAGTAGTCAGCGACAATTTCGGGAATAACCactattgttggataaaaaacttatctcgACTGATAAATACACAATCATCGACTCATGAACATCAAAGATATATTTGTGAGGGTTGTTTGCAATACTTTTCAACTGAAGACAAGTTGGTACGACATCAGATGGATGActgtaaaaaagtgaaagCAACAGTACCAAGCgaacaaataaaagtgaatAAGTTCGGACATctagaaaaggaaaatgttttacaatttgaaggatttgaaaaaaaaatgaaagttccGTTTGTGGTGTACGCCGATTTCGAGGCGATTCTGAAACCCTTAACGCCCGAAGAAGGAAAAGTTTACGATGATAATAAACCATATACGGCCCGATGTTTTGAACACGAACCATACGCGTTTGCGTACTACATTAAGTGTGCTTACGATGATAACTTATCGAAATTCCAAATATACCGAGGGCGAAACGCTGCTCtggaatttattataagattgGAGAAGGATGTAATAGAGATCTATGAACAACATTTGAGGCAAACAAAGGATATGATACCGCTAAGCTGTCTGGACCAATTTGTACATGAACTGAGTTCCGTATGTCACATTTGTGATAAACcaataaacaaagaagagaAAGTGTGTGATCACGATCACTTGACAGGATTGTATAGGGGTCCTGCGCATTCCGTctgcaatataaattataaattaccgaTGTTTATCCCTGTGTTTTTCCACAACCTGTCGAATTACGATGCCCACATGTTTGTGAAAAGTATTGCCCTAAACAAGGAGGAagtagaggtgatagcacaaaacaaagaaaaatatatttctttttccaaaaaaatagttgtCGGAGAAACAACCGATAACAAAGGAAAGAAACGCAaagtgtttatgaaaataagattCGTCGACTCGTTTAGATTCATGGCGAGTTCTTTGGAAAAGTTGGTTTCATATTTGGATGATAAGGATTGTGtggaagtgaaaaaaaaattcaaagactCTGAAGAATTTAGATTGATGCGCCAGAAAGGTGTATTTCCATATTCGTTCGTAGATTCGTTTGAAAAGTTGGAGTATAGTAAATTGCCTGATCATACACAGTTTTACGACATATTGAGTTCAAGTAATATTTCAAAGGAACAATACTCTAGAGCACAGACTgtatggaataaatttaagtgtACAACGTTGGGAGAATACAGTGACCTGTATTTGACGTCAGATGTGTTAATGTTGACTGAtgtctttgaaaatttcaggaCAATATCTTTGGAGAATTACAATCTGGATCCTTGCCATTATTATACTGCGCCCGGGTTTGGGTGGGATGCTCTGTTAAAAATGACtggtgtaaaattagaattgttaTCAGACATTGACAtgttacacttttttaagaaagGAATTAGAGGCGGTCTCTGTATGTGTGTAAAACGATCTGCAATAGCAAACAACAAGTTCCTTGACGATTTTAACCCGGAAAAACCATCATCATATATTCTATACTTGGACGCTACCAATTTGTATGGGTATGCAATGAGTTGTAAATTACCAACAGGCGGTTTTCGATGGTTGTCGAACCAAGAAATAGCAGATATAGATGTGGAGTGTTTAGATGATGAACACCTTGGTAATGTGTTTGAAGTGGATTTGGAGTATCCCGAAAGGTTACACAACCAGCATGATGATCTACCGTTTTGTCCCGAAAACATAATCGCTCCCGGATCGAAGCATCCTAAGTTGATTGCgaacttacaaaataaatcgaaatacatAATTCACTATGTAAACCTACGTGAATGTGTGAAAAAAGGTCTTAAGCTAACCAAAATACACCGTGCATTGCAATTTCAACAATCGCCGTGGATGAAACcatatatcgattttaactctgaGAAACGAATGAATGCTACGAATGAATTTgggaaaaatcattataaacaaatgaataatatcgTGTATGGGAAAACgatggaaaatgttgaaaatagagtCGATATACGATTAGTGTCACATTGGGAGAATCGTTACAGGAGACCCGGTGCAGAAGCTCTTATCGCAAAGCCGACTTTCAagtcatcgaaaattttctgccatAATTTGGCAGCCATTGAAATGCAGAAGGTGGAGGTCAAATATAACAAACCTCTGTATGTAGGGTTTAGCGTACTGGAATTGTCGAAAGCGgtcatttataactttttttataattttttaaaagagaaatatggtgaaaacgtattattgttatatacaGATACGGATTCGTTAATTCTCGAAATATTTACTGAGAATGTATACCaggatatcaaagaaaatatagagaTGTTCGATACCTCTAATTACAAGTTAAACAACAGACATAATATTCCTCCAGGGCCGCCGATAGTtggaaaaatgaaagatgagTACCCAAATACGATATTAACATCGTTTTATGGTACAGGAGCTAAAGCTTAttgtattaacactttggaaggAGTTGTCAAGCGTGCCAAGGGTGTGAAAAAGtatgttatcgataaaaacttAAGTGTTTCAGAATATAAACGGATTATCGAAGATGGAGGTTCTGTGCGAAAAAAGATGTATGTCTTTCGCTCCTCCTATCACACGATGTATACAGAACTAAAGAATAAAGTGGCGCTCTCTGCACATGACGATAAACGTTACGTGATGGAGGATGGATGTCATACGTTAGCTTGGGGAAACTATCTTATTGAAGATCTACGCAGGGAAGATCTTTTGGACAACTTATTGGAGTTGTTAAACGTAAACATGTATGGCTAG
- the LOC139430115 gene encoding uncharacterized protein yields MESLNVTEKIKVDNSIVSYEYHSHQPFGSTSFGNNDEIRIGIPEIDNYTLPHESFLYVEGSVRKLDASGKATKDASATAKLQLQNNPVAFMFSDIRYLINGVQIDGVRNVGLTSCMKGYFSYTPHDIIKLANAGWNMGEDLLGQVVPTSTVTDVIMDKNGNFGLSVPLKTLIGFAEDFKTIVMNVRQELVLIRNNDDNDVLVNTVEEPLQLKIDKVVWRMPHLALGLREQLALTKIAGRNIDLQIPFRSWEVHEYPSLPQTTKHSWAVKTAPQLETPRFIIIGFHTKKKGKQLANMATFDNVKLTNLTVFLNGERYPYDNLNVDFDSNRVAVLYDMYTRFQKSYYGKEGEPLLTPKQFIENYPLIGIDCTYQAEALHKSGVEIRIEFTTKNPIPDGTTAYCLVLHDKAFQYSPLTKIVKQMT; encoded by the coding sequence ATGGAGTCCTTAAACGTCACggagaaaataaaagtagataaCTCGATTGTAAGTTACGAATATCATTCCCATCAACCGTTTGGTTCTACTAGCTTCGGTAACAATGATGAAATTCGTATAGGCATACCCGAAATAGACAATTACACATTGCCTcatgaaagttttttgtatgTGGAAGGGAGCGTACGTAAACTGGATGCGAGTGGTAAAGCAACAAAAGATGCTAGTGCAACTGCAAAATTGCAACTGCAAAATAATCCTGTAGCGTTTATGTTCAGTGATATTCGCTATCTTATAAATGGTGTTCAAATAGATGGAGTGAGAAACGTGGGGCTAACATCATGTATGAAAGGATACTTTTCGTATACCCCTCACGATATAATAAAGTTGGCGAACGCAGGTTGGAACATGGGCGAGGATCTGCTAGGTCAAGTGGTCCCAACATCCACTGTAACGGATGTAATAAtggataaaaatggaaattttggaTTGAGTGTACCGCTAAAGACATTAATAGGGTTTGctgaagattttaaaacaattgtgATGAATGTGAGACAAGAGCTAGTGTTAATTCgtaataatgatgataatgatgTGCTTGTGAATACGGTAGAAGAACCGTTAcagttaaaaatcgataaagttgTGTGGAGAATGCCCCATCTAGCCCTAGGCTTACGAGAACAATTAGCTCTAACAAAAATAGCAGGACGAAATATTGATCTGCAAATACCTTTTCGCAGTTGGGAAGTACATGAATATCCTTCTTTACCTCAAACAACAAAGCATTCATGGGCTGTGAAAACAGCTCCGCAGTTGGAAACACctagatttataataattgggtttcatacaaagaagaaaggaaaacAGTTGGCGAACATGGCAACCTTTGATAATGTAAAACTCACCAATTTGACGGTATTCCTAAACGGTGAACGCTACCCATACGATAATCTGAACGTGGACTTTGATAGTAATCGTGTCGCAGTGTTATATGACATGTATACACGCTTTCAAAAGTCCTACTATGGGAAGGAAGGAGAACCATTACTCACTccgaaacaatttattgaaaattatccactgATTGGAATTGATTGTACATATCAAGCAGAAGCGCTACACAAAAGTGGGGTAGAAATACGGATAGAATTTACGACAAAAAATCCGATTCCTGATGGTACCACAGCATACTGTTTAGTTTTACATGATAAGGCGTTTCAATATTCTCCACtaacaaaaatcgtcaaacAAATGACTTGA